Part of the Synechococcus sp. MU1617 genome, AGCGGTCTCCCAACCGCGCCATGTTGCGGGCCGTTGGCTTTGGAGACAGTGATTTCGGCAAGCCCATCCTGGGCATTGCCAACGGCTACAGCACCATCACCCCTTGCAATGTGGGGCTGAACGACCTGGCCAAACGGGCTGAGGAAGCTGCCCGGCATGCCGGAGGCATGCCACAGATGTTCGGGACCATCACCGTGAGTGATGGAATTTCCATGGGCACCGAAGGGATGAAGTACTCCTTGGTGAGCCGTGAAGTGATTGCTGACGCCATAGAAACGGCCTGCAACGGCCAGAGCATGGATGGGGTGCTGGCAGTTGGTGGCTGCGACAAAAACATGCCTGGCGCCATGCTGGCCATGGCAAGGATGAACATTCCTTCGGTGTTCGTCTATGGCGGCACGATCAAGCCGGGCAAGCTGGGGGGCTGTGATCTCACGGTGGTGAGCGCTTTTGAAGCGGTCGGCCAACTGACCAGCGGCAAGATCGACGAAGAGCAGCTCACCGCAGTTGAAAAAAATGCCTGCCCTGGAGCTGGCAGTTGCGGCGGCATGTTCACCGCCAACACCATGAGCGCCGCCATCGAAACGATGGGTCTCAGCCTTCCCTACAGCTCCACGATGGCTGCGGAGGACGAGGAAAAGGCCGACAGTGCCGCTCGCTCCGCTGAGGTGCTGGTGGAGGCTGTGAAAGCCAACATTCGCCCCCTGGATCTGCTGACCAAGGAAGCCTTTGAGAACGCCATCAGCGTGATCATGGCGGTGGGTGGCTCGACCAATGCGGTGCTGCACCTGCTGGCCATCGCCCGCACGGCCGGCGTCGAACTGAGCATCGATGACTTCGAACGGATCCGTCAGCGGGTGCCTGTGATCTGTGACCTCAAGCCCAGTGGCCGCTACGTCACCGTTGATCTGCACAACGCCGGCGGCATTCCCCAGGTGATGAAGCTGCTGCTGAATGC contains:
- the ilvD gene encoding dihydroxy-acid dehydratase; the protein is MLRSDAVTKGIQRSPNRAMLRAVGFGDSDFGKPILGIANGYSTITPCNVGLNDLAKRAEEAARHAGGMPQMFGTITVSDGISMGTEGMKYSLVSREVIADAIETACNGQSMDGVLAVGGCDKNMPGAMLAMARMNIPSVFVYGGTIKPGKLGGCDLTVVSAFEAVGQLTSGKIDEEQLTAVEKNACPGAGSCGGMFTANTMSAAIETMGLSLPYSSTMAAEDEEKADSAARSAEVLVEAVKANIRPLDLLTKEAFENAISVIMAVGGSTNAVLHLLAIARTAGVELSIDDFERIRQRVPVICDLKPSGRYVTVDLHNAGGIPQVMKLLLNAGLLHGDCRTVEGKTLKDLLADVPSVPAEGQDVIRPLSNPLYAKGHLAILKGNLASEGSVAKISGVKTPVLTGPARVFESEEDCLAAILDKKIKAGDVVVVRNEGPVGGPGMREMLAPTSAIVGQGLGDKVALITDGRFSGGTYGLVVGHVAPEAAVGGTIGLVQEGDSITVDADQLLLQLNVDEVELERRRAGWSKPEPRYRHGILGKYARLVSSSSRGATTDHAD